The Sinomicrobium kalidii region CGGACTATCAAAGAAAGAAGTATTCCCGATACGGAATTGTTCCCGGGCGATTTCATGCCCGGCCGGGATCATTTCGCCGGCATTTTTGGTATAGGCAAAAACATTCAGAAAATATTCCTTATCCCGAAGTTCCGGTAGGTTGATATTGACTGTTTTTGTTGTATTCGGAGCGGCTTTCACATCAAATTCCCCGGTTTTTACGGTTTCCCCGTCGCCGGTCAATTCCCATTTAAACGCATAATTGTCCAGATCGGTGAAGTTGAATTCATTTTTCACCAGGATGGCGGCACCTTCTTTTTTAAACCTGATGTTCTGATATACTTTTTTAACTTCCATGAGGGCCGGATGCGGAACACGGTCTGCTGTTACCAGTCCGTTGGCATTAAAGTTTTCGTCGTTCTGAAGGTCCTGTCCGCCGAGATCGCCGCCGTATGCCCAGAACTCCCGGCCATCGGCAGTTTCCGCTTTTAAGCCCTGGTCCACCCAGTCCCAGATAAAACCGCCCTGCATATGCGGGCTGCTATCGATAATATCCCAGTATTCCTGAAAATTCCCGGTGCTGTTTCCCATGGCATGGGCGTATTCGCACATAATAAACGGGCGTTTTTTGGTATCGTCTTCGGCATAGTTTTTCATGTGATCCATGGAAGGGTACATGGGGCAGACAATATCGGTGTTGCGATTTTCGCCGGCCTGTTCAAACTGTACCATTCTCGTGGTATCGCGTTTTTTGATCCAGTCGTATCCGTCGTAGAAAACCGGTCCGTTGCCACATTCGTTCCCCAATGACCAAATGATGACGGACGGGTGGTTTTTATGGAATTCCACCATACGCTGCATGCGGTCCATATGTGCAGGCGCCCATTCCTCCAGGTAAGCGGGATGCACGGATTTGTCGAAATTCCCCTGCAATTCGGCTCCCATGCCGTGGGTCTCTATGTTGGCTTCGTCAACTACATACATGCCATATTCATCTGCAAGGTCATAGATATACGTATCATGCGGATAGTGGCTCATCCGGATGGCATTGATGTTGTTTTGTTTCATCACCTCCATATCCTTCCGCATCATCCCGCGATCGGGAACATGCCCCTTTTCCCCGTGATGTTCGTGAAGGTTTACGCCTTTGACGGTGATCGGCTCACCGTTGATCATCAGTCGGGCATTTTTGATTTCAACCTCCCTGAACCCTGTTTTTCCGGCCAATGCTGCGATCTCTTTATCGTCTTTATCCAGAAGGCTAATGGTATATGCATACAAATTGGGATATTCGCTGCTCCATTTTTCGGCATCGGGGATTATTGTTCGGAACAGTATTTCTTCTGTAGGCTTACCGGCCTCTTTGGTTTCCGTGTAAATTTCTTTTCCCCGCGGGTCGAAAAGGGTCACCTTTACTTTTGGTTTTTTGATATTGCTCTTTTCAAATGCTTTCAGCTTTACATTCACGCTGAAATTCCCATCGTTGTAATTACGGGTGAGTCCGCTGGTTACAAAATAGTCCCAGAGTGTGGTTTTGGGCATGGCCTGCAGGTAAACATCGCGTTCGATACCGCTTAAACGCCAGAAATCCTGGTCTTCGAGATAACTGCCGTCATGCCAGCGAAAGACCTGCACGGCCAGCAGGTTTTTGCCGTCCTTTAATAAAGGGGTAATATCAAATTCCGCCGGGGTTTTGGAGGCCTTGGTCATTCCGGCTTCTTTTCCGTTTACAAAGACCCTTGCATACCCGGAAATGGAGCCGAATCTTAAAATAACTTCTTTATCACCCCAGTCTCCAGGAACCGTGAATGTACGTCGATAGGAACCTACCGGATTGTAGATCTCATCACCGTTTTCTCCATTAACCGAATTCAGGTTGATGGTTTGACCGGGAGACAGTTCTTTATTCGGGGATTTAGAGGGATACCCGATGTACGGCGGATTTTTTGGGAACGGATAGGTAACGTTGGTATAGATGGGAATGTCGAACCCTTCCACTTCCCAGTTGGAAGGTACGGGAATATTGTCCCAGTCGCTGTCGTCCAGGTCAACCTTATAAAAATTCTTCGGACGCTGACTGGGGTGTTTTACGATGTGAAATTTCCAGCTGCCGTTCAAACTTTTGTAAAACCCGGATGATTCCGGATCATTGTTTAAGGCTTCGGTAGCTGACCCGAACAGGACAAAATCGCTGCGTCCTTCAATTTTATTACGGTCTGTTGTTGTGGGGTCTTCCCATTCATTGGTGTATTGCTGTGCGTTAACTGCTGTAGTCAACACTAAAAAGAGTAGGGGGAGGAAAGGCTTTTTCATATGAAGTAAATTTGGTGTTTCAAGATACTGATAATTCTGTTTATAGCTGTTCGGAACGGGTTTTAGTCGTTAAATACAAATGTTACAACCGATTTTCCGGGGATTTCCGGCACGGTTTCTTTCTGAAGGGCTGTCTTTTCCAGGTTTTTCCCCGGTGCGGTTATATATGAACCGGCGGGTAACAAAATTTTTCCCTCCGAATTAAAATTTACCCGGACACCGTGCTGTCCTGAATTTATTGCCACGAGTATTAATTTTTCATTTTCCGGGTTTATGTAACCCGATACACGGATGTGTCCTGAAGCTGATGCGTTACTTTTTGTTACCCTGATCCTTTGAAATCCGGGCCTTATAAACCTGCTGTAATTTCCCAGGGTCCAGAGCATTTTGCTTTCGTAAATATTTCCGTCGGTTTTATTTTTGTCAATGTATATTAACCCGTCTTTATAGTCGTACGGAGAAATCGCAAGCCACCAGTGCCAGGCGGAAGCATTGGCGATAACAAGATCGTTGTGTATAACCCCGGCCATGTAAAGGGCGGGCTCCATACCGAGATCCCTGCCATTACCTTCAATCTCCCCGTTATTATCTCCGAGAATACAGTATTCGGACATCCAGTACTTCAGACCGGGATGTTTTTTCAGGCTTTCGGAAAGTTTTTTTCTTTGACCTGTTGATCTGGAATCCGGGGAAGTGGTAAAGTAACTGTGTCCCGAGATCGTGTAGCTTAAATGCGACAGGCTTCCGATATAGTTTTCCGAGTTTTCATTGAAAAAGGCTTCGATCTGGGCCCCTCTTCCTGGTTTATCCCCGGTTTCAAACAGATAATTGATCTGGCCGGCCTCGGCGATATCTATTTTTGTATCCAGACCTCGTTTTTCAAGTTCCTTATCCAGTGATCTTGCGATTTCTGCGATTTCATTGTTCCGGAAAGATGTTCCTTCCTGTCCGCCATCTGCCCAGTCCCATTGCGGTTCATTAACAGGACTGATCATATCCACAGGCAACCCCATGCTTTTGAATTCCCCGGCCACCCGGGCCAGGTAACGGGCAAATTCCCCGTAGTGGTCCGGAGCGAGGTTCGACCGAGCTCCGCTATCGGCATAGGCCTTGCCGTTTCTGGTGATATGGACCGGCGGGCTGTTGGAAAATATCAGGAAATTCTCTACGTCATGTTCTTTGGCAGCACGGGCAAACCACACTTGTCCTTTTTGCCTGCTCCAGTCATAAGTACCACCTTCTCGTAAGAAGGACCCTGTTCTTCGCCACTCATCCTTTATACCGCTGGCTTTGCCCTGTCCTGCACTCCCTGCTCCCAGGTTAAACCTCCACAGGGATAAGCCTATACCTTCGGGGTTTCCTTTTTGATCGGTTTGTTTGCTAAAGAGCAGGTCGGCCATTTTTTCCTTTTTGGCCAGGGGCCATTGTCCTGCAAATTGGCACGACCAGGCATCCGAGGCTCCAAAATTGGCAATGGTCTGGTATGTAGTATTTTTATCGATATTGAATTGCAATACATCAGTACCCGCTCGGGGAATTGAAGTGACTTTTCTGTCGGGCTTATCCCGGCAGGCGGTGAAACAGAGATTGATTGTAACGCATAGCATGATGCGCAAAAAACTGCAATTATTTATGTTCATGGTTTTAAGATTACCCGGGCCAGGAGAATTATTTTAATGTGATGGTAAGATAAAGGAGCTTTGTATAAAGCCCCTTATCATCTTTTGTGAAATCCCTGAGAATAAATGCCTTATCAAACCTCACATTATCAGTTTATTGTTCAGGTGTTTTACGGTTAACATTTATAAATCGATTTTTTGGACCTGTGTATAGTAGAATTCGTTGGCCTGTGTAGCACGTACACCAATGCGTACAAACAGGAAACCGGCATCCCGGAGATCTTCCGGAATATCGACATTGACCGTGGTCTGTTGTCCCTCCGTGATATCGCCTGGGGCTACATTCGCTACGTGTTCATTTCTGTTTTGATCGGTAAGCACAGCAGTCCCGAAATATATGTTTACAGATTCAATACCGGCGGTTTCGACAATCTTAGCAATGGTAAAATTAGCTGTAACCGAATTATCACTTACCTGGAAACTTTCATTGTTGATGGTAAAATAAGGTGTTACGGGGACATCGAATGTTGTTCCGCCGTTGACATTGATAACAATGGTATCGTTTAACTGAGGCACCCAGGGGCCACCTTCCTTGACCACCATTTTATATTCACCGTCAAACAGGGATACCGAATAGCTGCCGTCCTGGTCGATATATACCGGGATATTTTTTTCCAGGGCGTAACCACCCTGCCATAATTCGAGCTGGGGGCCGTTGGTTCGGACACCTACGGGCTGTCCTTCGTATACAACGCTTCCTTCGAGGATAGCTGCTGGTTCATCAAAATTGTCATAATCGCAACTCATTGCTAATGGTACAAAGCCAAAAGCCAACATTAACCGGACTATATTTTTTTTCATCATTTTCATTTTTAGTATTCAGAATAGGGTTGGAATCAGTATGCTAAACATCACTGTTTCCCGATTAACCATTAATGGAAAGGGTTCCTTACCAATTTGGGGTTGTTATTAAGAACATTCGGGTCTATGGACGAATAGTAATTGGCAAAACGGAAGAATCTTGGTCTTCTGAACCGTGTAGGCCGCATCTTATGGAAAATGTATTTGTTGTTGTCCTCATGACCGGGACGAACAATCCGGTAGGGGAACAATCCGTAAACCACGGCATCCTCACTGTCGTCACTGCCGTTCCATATCTCGTGGGCGATCCTCCACCGTTTTAAGTCGAAGTACCTGTGGTCTTCAAAAGCGAGTTCCGTCCGGCGTTCGTTCCGGATCATTTCCATCGTCAGGTTACTGATACTGTTGGCGGGGAATCCGGCGCGTTCGCGGATGGTATTGATGTATGCCGTGGCTTCTGCCTGTTGTCCCGTTTCAAAAGCGGCCTCGGCGGCATTGAGGTATATTTCCCCCAACCGGAACCAGGGCCACCAGTTTTGTGCAGCAACTCCCCGGGTACTTGCTCCGGCGGCCTCGCTGACAAACTTGCGTACATAAAACCCGGTATTGCTTACAAACTGGGCATTGTCCTTGGGGCCGTCAAAACCGGTCCATAAGTTACCGTCGTCATATTGATTTCCGAGGTTGGGCGCTGCACG contains the following coding sequences:
- a CDS encoding glycoside hydrolase, translating into MNINNCSFLRIMLCVTINLCFTACRDKPDRKVTSIPRAGTDVLQFNIDKNTTYQTIANFGASDAWSCQFAGQWPLAKKEKMADLLFSKQTDQKGNPEGIGLSLWRFNLGAGSAGQGKASGIKDEWRRTGSFLREGGTYDWSRQKGQVWFARAAKEHDVENFLIFSNSPPVHITRNGKAYADSGARSNLAPDHYGEFARYLARVAGEFKSMGLPVDMISPVNEPQWDWADGGQEGTSFRNNEIAEIARSLDKELEKRGLDTKIDIAEAGQINYLFETGDKPGRGAQIEAFFNENSENYIGSLSHLSYTISGHSYFTTSPDSRSTGQRKKLSESLKKHPGLKYWMSEYCILGDNNGEIEGNGRDLGMEPALYMAGVIHNDLVIANASAWHWWLAISPYDYKDGLIYIDKNKTDGNIYESKMLWTLGNYSRFIRPGFQRIRVTKSNASASGHIRVSGYINPENEKLILVAINSGQHGVRVNFNSEGKILLPAGSYITAPGKNLEKTALQKETVPEIPGKSVVTFVFND
- a CDS encoding DUF3823 domain-containing protein, giving the protein MMKKNIVRLMLAFGFVPLAMSCDYDNFDEPAAILEGSVVYEGQPVGVRTNGPQLELWQGGYALEKNIPVYIDQDGSYSVSLFDGEYKMVVKEGGPWVPQLNDTIVINVNGGTTFDVPVTPYFTINNESFQVSDNSVTANFTIAKIVETAGIESVNIYFGTAVLTDQNRNEHVANVAPGDITEGQQTTVNVDIPEDLRDAGFLFVRIGVRATQANEFYYTQVQKIDL
- a CDS encoding glycoside hydrolase family 2 TIM barrel-domain containing protein — translated: MKKPFLPLLFLVLTTAVNAQQYTNEWEDPTTTDRNKIEGRSDFVLFGSATEALNNDPESSGFYKSLNGSWKFHIVKHPSQRPKNFYKVDLDDSDWDNIPVPSNWEVEGFDIPIYTNVTYPFPKNPPYIGYPSKSPNKELSPGQTINLNSVNGENGDEIYNPVGSYRRTFTVPGDWGDKEVILRFGSISGYARVFVNGKEAGMTKASKTPAEFDITPLLKDGKNLLAVQVFRWHDGSYLEDQDFWRLSGIERDVYLQAMPKTTLWDYFVTSGLTRNYNDGNFSVNVKLKAFEKSNIKKPKVKVTLFDPRGKEIYTETKEAGKPTEEILFRTIIPDAEKWSSEYPNLYAYTISLLDKDDKEIAALAGKTGFREVEIKNARLMINGEPITVKGVNLHEHHGEKGHVPDRGMMRKDMEVMKQNNINAIRMSHYPHDTYIYDLADEYGMYVVDEANIETHGMGAELQGNFDKSVHPAYLEEWAPAHMDRMQRMVEFHKNHPSVIIWSLGNECGNGPVFYDGYDWIKKRDTTRMVQFEQAGENRNTDIVCPMYPSMDHMKNYAEDDTKKRPFIMCEYAHAMGNSTGNFQEYWDIIDSSPHMQGGFIWDWVDQGLKAETADGREFWAYGGDLGGQDLQNDENFNANGLVTADRVPHPALMEVKKVYQNIRFKKEGAAILVKNEFNFTDLDNYAFKWELTGDGETVKTGEFDVKAAPNTTKTVNINLPELRDKEYFLNVFAYTKNAGEMIPAGHEIAREQFRIGNTSFFDSPPKSNPGKLKTERKGNRLHFSTERTAGIFNTESGMFESYHLKGSAEEPVSVFPQPYFWRAPTDNDFGNGMPRKLKAWKTATHNSGVSDVTIGKKTTEGLPVTVIYRLAGVNVPYTVTYYIENNGDIKVTASLNADKDLPEIPRFGMRLVLPGAYDQLEYYGRGPWENYPDRNTSSFIRLYKDQVANQFTREYIRPQESGYKTDVRWFQLKNGSGSGIMISGEQPLGFSALNISTEDLDPGEQKAQRHPTDLKVQDKVFLHVDYKQRGLGGDNSWGRYPHKPYRLEENAYSYSYTITLLK